In Phyllopteryx taeniolatus isolate TA_2022b chromosome 8, UOR_Ptae_1.2, whole genome shotgun sequence, one genomic interval encodes:
- the LOC133482268 gene encoding sodium channel subunit beta-4-like, producing MASLDNTGWSVPGLLVALLLVFDSGVLHVRGLEVSTGKVSSIEAMNGSTVLLPCTYSSCIGIHKLTFSWHYNNNGTMTKLCKGVVPSEGVEPKVKVEHDRVEFVGSSKSHNISILLWNITFEDEGEYTCFAKNPKEKYRNHSAIFTLRVVDQMREVDNTLTVIIVSVLGGVIGLVIIVMVIKALVVQFLLKDDEKNKECLVNASGNDNTENGLTGAKAENKGTPKA from the exons ATGGCGTCATTGGACAACACTGGCTGGAGTGTGCCAGGTCTGCTAGTTGCACTGCTGCTGG TCTTTGATTCAGGTGTACTTCACGTTCGTGGACTGGAGGTGTCAACAGGAAAAGTGTCATCAATTGAGGCAATGAACGGCTCCACGGTGCTGTTGCCGTGTACGTATTCCTCGTGCATTGGCATTCACAAGCTCACATTCAGCTGGCATTATAACAACAATGGCACAATGACCAAG ttatGCAAGGGGGTGGTTCCTAGCGAGGGTGTGGAGCCCAAGGTGAAAGTGGAACACGATCGAGTAGAATTTGTGGGTTCTTCAAAGAGCCACAATATCTCCATCCTGCTTTGGAACATCACCTTTGAAGATGAGGGAGAGTACACCTGTTTTGCGAAAAACCCAAAAGAGAAGTACCGCAACCACAGCGCTATCTTCACTCTCAGAGTGGTGGATCAAA TGAGAGAGGTTGATAACACTTTAACTGTCATCATTGTCTCTGTGTTGGGCGGAGTCATTGGCTTAGTTATCATTGTTATGGTGATAAAGGCCTTGGTGGTCCAATTCCTGCTAAAAGATGATGAGAAGAA TAAAGAGTGCCTGGTTAATGCCTCAGGGAACGACAATACCGAAAATGGACTTACAGGAGCCAAAGCTGAAAACAAAggaacaccaaaggcatga